In Klebsiella aerogenes, the DNA window AAATAGCGACCCGCGCGTGCGCCAGTTCATTGATGGTATCGCTGACGGCCCGGTGCCGTTCCGCTATCCAGCGGGCGACTATCGCCATGATTTATTAGGCAAAGGGAGTTAAACGACTCATGCTACTCAATGCGCTGGCATCGCTCGGGCATCGCGGGATCAAAACCACCGCGGCCTTTGGGCGCGCCGGATTAATGCTTTTCAACGCCGTGGTGGGTAAGCCGGAATTTCGTAAGCATGCGCCGCTGCTGGTACGTCAGCTCTATAACGTTGGCGTGTTATCGATGCTGATCATTATCGTTTCTGGGCTGTTCATCGGCATGGTGCTGGGGCTGCAGGGCTATCTGGTCTTAACAACCTATAGCGCGGAAACCAGCCTGGGCATGCTGGTGGCGCTGTCTCTGCTGCGCGAACTGGGGCCGGTCGTCGCCGCGCTGCTGTTCGCCGGGCGCGCCGGTTCGGCGTTAACCGCCGAGATTGGTTTGATGCGCGCCACCGAACAGCTCTCCAGTATGGAGATGATGGCGGTGGATCCGCTGCGCCGCGTCATTTCGCCGCGTTTCTGGGCCGGGGTTATTTCGCTACCGCTACTGACGATTATTTTCGTCGCGGTGGGTATCTGGGGCGGCTCGCTGGTCGGCGTAAGTTGGAAAGGCATCGATGCCGGGTTCTTCTGGACCGCGATGCAAAATGCCGTCGACTGGCGGATGGATCTGGTTAACTGCCTGATTAAAAGTCTGGTTTTCGCCATTACGGTGACCTGGATTGCGTTATTCAATGGTTATGACGCTATCCCCACTTCCGCTGGGATCAGCCGGGCAACGACGCGCACTGTGGTGCATTCGTCGCTGGCGGTTCTGGGGCTGGATTTTGTGCTGACTGCGCTGATGTTTGGGAATTAAGTTCATGCAAACGAAAAAAAATGAGATCTGGGTAGGTGTGTTCTTACTGGCGGCGCTGCTGGCAGCGTTGTTTGTCTGCCTGAAGGCGGCAAACGTCACCTCGCTGCGTACCGAACCGACTTATCGTCTTTACGCAACCTTCGATAACATCGGCGGTCTGAAGGCACGCTCGCCAGTGCGTATTGGCGGTGTGGTCGTCGGCCGCGTTGCGGATATCACCCTCGACCCGAAAACCTATCTGCCGCGTGTCGCTCTCGATATCGACGACAGCTACAACCATATTCCGGACACCAGCTCGCTGGCGATTCGCACTTCTGGTTTACTTGGCGAGCAGTACCTGGCACTGAATATCGGTTTCGAGGATCCGGAATTGGGGACCGCTATTCTTAAAGACGGCGGCACGATCCAGGATACCAAGTCCGCGATGGTGCTGGAGGACCTGATTGGCCAATTCCTCTATAACAGCAAGGGCGGCGATAATCAGAATTCTGGCAGTGATAAAGCAGCGGAAGCAGGCCATACTGACGCTACGCAGCCAGCTGGCACGACGCATTAATTTCAGGAGAGACAAGATATGTTTAAACGCTTACTCATGGTCGCCATGCTGGTGATTGCCCCGTTGACCGCCGCGCATGCCGCGGATCAGACTAACCCATACAAGCTGATGGACGAAGCGGCGCAGAAAACCTTCGATCGTCTGAAAAACGAACAGCCGAAGATCAAGGCTAATCCGAACTACCTGCGCGACATCGTCGATCAGGAACTGCTGCCGTACGTGCAGGTGAAATACGCCGGTGCGCTGGTGCTGGGCCGTTATTACAAAGAGGCGACGCCTGCACAACGTGAAGCTTACTTTGCCGCGTTCCACGATTACTTGAAACAGGCTTACGGCCAGGCGCTGGCGATGTACCACGGCCAGACCTACCAAATCGCGCCTGAGCAGCCGTTGGGCAGTGCGACTATCATTCCAATTCGTGTGACCATCCTCGACCCGAACGGCCGTCCTCCGGTGCGCCTGGACTTCCAGTGGCGTAAAAATACCCAGACCGGCAACTGGCAGGCCTACGACATGATTGCCGAAGGCGTCAGCATGATCACCACTAAGCAAAACGAGTGGAGCGACCTGCTGCGGACTAAAGGCATTGACGGTCTGACCGCGCAACTGAAAGCGATCTCCGCGCAGCCGATTACCCTGGAACAGAAAAAATAATGAGCGAACAGCTGAGCTGGAACCGTGACGGCGAACGCCTGGCGTTGCGCGGCGAGCTGGATCAAGAGTTTATTCTGTCGCTGTGGAATGCGCGCGCGCAGGCGACTGAGGGAGTGTCGATTATCGATCTCAACGAGGTCACTCGGGTCGATAGCGCTGGCGTCGCGTTGTTAGTCCATTTTGTCGCGCTGATCCGTCGGCAGGGCAAAGAGGTGCAGCTCGTTGGAAAAAGCGAAAACTTGCAAACGTTGGTCAGTCTTTACAACCTGCCAGCTGACATGATCCCTTAATTTTTTCAGTAGGTTATTACTGAAGCTATTCTGAAAGCCCCGTCAATCTATTCGATGGGGCTTTTTGCTTGTTTAAGACAGCGCCACTTTCCTCTAAGATGTTGGGCTGTTTTCACTCTCAGAAAAATTTGATCCCATGGAAAATCATGAAATTCAGACCGTGCTGATGAACGCACTCTCCCTTCAGGAAGTCCACGTCTCTGGCGATGGCAGCCACTTTCAGGTTATCGCTGTGGGGGAGATGTTCGATGGCATGAGTCGGGTAAAAAAACAGCAGTCCGTTTATGCACCGCTGATGGAATTTATTGCCGACAACCGTATCCATGCTCTGTCGATCAAAGCGTTTACCCCGCAAGAATGGGCGCGCGATCGCAAACTTAATGGCTTTTAAGCGGTAGGGATATCCCCTACCGCGTTGATGAATTTTTAACAGAGAACAGAATCAATGGATAAATTCCGTGTTCAGGGGCCGACTCGCCTTCAGGGCGAGGTCACCATTTCCGGCGCTAAAAACGCTGCCCTACCAATCCTCTTTGCCGCGCTGCTAGCCGAAGAGCCGATTGAAATCCAGAACGTACCGAAGCTGAAAGATATCGACACCACTATGAAGCTGCTGAGCCAGCTGGGCGCGAAAGTTGAGCGCAATGGTTCTGTATGGATCGATGCCGGCCCGGTTGATGTTTTCTGTGCTCCATACGATTTAGTGAAAACCATGCGTGCTTCCATTTGGGCGTTGGGGCCGCTGGTGGCGCGTTTCGGCCAGGGTCAGGTTTCTCTGCCGGGCGGCTGTGCTATCGGTGCGCGTCCGGTCGACCTGCACATTACCGGTCTGGAACAGTTGGGCGCGGAAATCAAACTGGAAGAAGGCTACGTGAAGGCGTCGGTCAACGGGCGTCTGAAAGGCGCGCACATCGTGATGGACAAGGTCAGCGTAGGCGCGACGGTCACTATCATGAGTGCCGCGACGTTGGCTGAAGGCACGACCATCATCGAAAACGCCGCTCGTGAGCCGGAAATTGTCGATACTGCCAACTTCCTTAACGCGTTGGGCGCAAAAATCACCGGTCAGGGTAGCGACCGTATCACCATTGAAGGCGTTGCGCGCCTGGGCGGTGGTGTGTACCGTGTGCTGCCGGACCGCATTGAAACGGGTACTTTCCTGGTTGCCGCGGCGATCTCCGGCGGGAAAATCCTTTGCCGTCATGCGCAGCCTGATACCCTGGATGCGGTACTGGCGAAACTGCGTGAAGCAGGGGCGGACATTGAGGTTGGTGAAGACTGGATTAGCCTTGATATGCACGGCAATCGTCCTAAAGCGGTTAATGTACGCACCGCGCCGCACCCGGGCTTCCCGACGGATATGCAGGCGCAGTTCACGCTGCTCAACCTGGTGGCTGAAGGGACTGGCGTGATTACCGAAACCATCTTTGAAAACCGTTTCATGCACATTCCGGAATTGATCCGTATGGGCGCGCACGCGGAAATCGAAAGCAACACGGCGATTTGCCACGGCGTCACGCAGTTGTCCGGGGCTCAGGTGATGGCGACCGACCTGCGTGCATCGGCAAGTCTGGTGCTGGCGGGTTGTATTGCGGAAGGGACGACTATCGTTGACCGCATCTACCATATCGATCGCGGCTATGAGCGTATCGAAGATAAACTGCAGGCCCTGGGCGCGAACATCGAACGCGTTAAGGGAGAGTAATCCTGCTGCGGTAGCAGCCCTCTGACGTGCGTCTGGGGGCTGTTATCGAGTTCCCCTCACGTTAAGTCTTATTTCTCTTCTGGCGCATCATCTGCGTTCTGTCGATGAACTGATGGGTAATCGGGTCGTGGTAACGCGATGGCCAGATGACCCATGGATCGGTCCCTAGTGCATTAGCAATGATGAGCTCGCCTTTCGGCCACGGGCGTGTTAGCGCATTGGCAAGCGTAGAAGAGCTGAGTCCGTGACGTCGCGATTCTGCTGCTAACGACGTCCCCTTTTTGTGAAGGCCGGCAATAATATCCGCTGAATGCCAGTCGATGAACTTATCCATAAATTCTCCTGGTGATAACTGTCTGCACGTCGGTACGGACGGTTGAATCACTATACCCTGGTTCTTGTATGGGTTTAACAAGTTCCTGTATTATTCTTATACATTCAGAATGTATTGAGATCTTGGGCGTTATTCGAAGGGAATCGGATTTTATTGGAACTCTCCCGCGTGGTGCGCGCGGGAGAGGGAGAGGGGAATTAGTGGTCGCGCTGAACGGCAATATGGGCAAGGCCGATGAGCGCTTCGCGCCATGGCGTATTCGGCAGAACTTGCAGCGCGGCGATCGCTTTATCCGCTTCTTCTTCCGCACGTTGCTGCGTCCATTCCAGCGAACCGCAGTCTGCCATGGTTTCAAGCACGGCGTCCAGCAGATGGCGCCCGTTGCCTTGTTCAATCGCGCCGCGAATCATCGCCGACTGATCGGGGGTGCCGTGGCGCATGGCGTGCAGCAGCGGCAGCGTCGGTTTGCCCTCGTTCAGGTCATCGCCGACGTTTTTACCCAGGCGCTCGCCGTCCGAGCTGTAATCCAGCAGATCGTCAATCAGCTGGAAAGCGGTGCCGAGATAACGGCCGTAATCCTGCAATGCGCGTTCTTCTTCCGCGGTACAACCGGCCAAAATGCCTGAACATTGTGAAGCCGCCTCGAAGAGTCGCGCGGTTTTGCTGTAAATCACCCGCATATAATTTTCTTCGGTGATATCCGGATCGTTGACGTTCATCAACTGCAGCACTTCACCTTCGGCGATGACGTTAACGGCTTCTGACATCACTTCCAGCACCTTCAGAGAACCGAGACGGGTCATCATCTGGAAGGCGCGGGTATAGATAAAATCGCCGACCAGTACGCTGGCCGCGTTGCCGAATGCCGCATTGGCCGTGGCTTTGCCGCGACGCATATCGGATTCATCGACAACATCGTCATGCAGCAAGGTCGCGGTATGAATAAATTCGATCAGCGCGGCGATATTGACATGCGCATCCCCCTGATAGCCCACCGCGCGAGCGGCGAGCACGGCGATCATCGGACGAATACGTTTACCGCCTCCGCTAACGATGTAATAGCCTAACTGATTGATCAGCTGAACATCTGAGTCGAGTTGCTCAAGGATTGCCGCATTGACACCCGCCATATCCTGCGCGGTTAACTCATTGATTTTTTCTAAATTCATCGCAAAAGCCGGGCCAAATGTCCTGTTACCGCGAATCCAGGTGGGATCACAGAAGGATTAAGATAGAATTAAAAGAAGATATGATTGTACTGAAAAATCAGCGCAGATAAACGTTAGCGTGAAAGTTGTGTTTTTTTTCTGCGTTGATCGATGATCGCTCTTGTCAAAGGGTCGCGTTTTGCGTAATATTCGCGCCCTATTGTGAATATTTATAGCGCACTCTGAATCACACGAAGAGGTGCGCGGAAGCGGAGTTTTATATGTACGCGGTTTTCCAAAGTGGTGGTAAACAACACCGAGTAAGCGAAGGTCAGACCGTTCGCCTGGAAAAGCTGGACATCGCAACTGGCGAAGCTGTTGAGTTCGCTGAAGTTCTGATGATCGCAAACGGTGAAGAAATCAAGATCGGCGTTCCTTTCGTTGAGGGCGGCGTAATCAAAGCTGAAGTTGTTGCTCACGGTCGTGGCGAGAAAGTTAAAATCGTTAAGTTTCGTCGTCGTAAACACTATCGTAAGCAAGCAGGCCACCGTCAGTGGTTCACTGATGTGAAAATCACTGGCATCAGCGCCTAAGACTTGAGGGAGTAGATTTAAATGGCACATAAAAAGGCTGGCGGCTCGACTCGTAACGGTCGCGATTCAGAAGCTAAACGTCTGGGCGTAAAACGCTTCGGCGGTGAAGCAGTTCTGGCAGGTAGCATCATCGTTCGTCAACGTGGTACCAAATTCCACGCTGGCACCAACGTTGGTTGCGGCCGTGACCACACTCTGTTCGCTTTGACTGACGGTAAAGTCAAGTTCGAAGTTAAAGGCCCGAAAAACCGTAAATTCATCAGCATCGTTGCTGAATAAGTTTTTCGCGTCCTGGTGACGGATGAAAGCCCCGCAACACGTTGCGGGGCTTTTTACATTAGAATCCCGGAAAAATTTCTGCAGGGAAAACGGGTATCATGAAGCAGCAGGCCGGCATTGGCATTCTTTTGGCGCTTACTACCGCGATGTGTTGGGGTGCGTTGCCGATTGCAATGAAGCAGGTTCTCGAAGTGATGGAGCCGCCGACGGTGGTCTTTTATCGCTTTTTGATGGCCAGTATTGGTCTTGGCGCGATCCTCGCTATCAAAGGTAAACTGCCGCCGCTGCGTATTTTTCGTAAGCCGCGCTGGTTGGTCTTGTTAGCGATCGCCACCGGCGGTCTGTTCGGCAACTTCATTCTGTTCAGCTCTTCCCTGCAATATCTCAGCCCCACGGCTTCCCAGGTGATCGGCCAGCTATCGCCGGTCGGCATGATGGTGGCAAGCGTCGTGATTCTGAAAGAGCGCATGCGCGGCACCCAGGTTGTGGGGGCGCTGATGCTGCTCAGCGGGTTGGTCATGTTCTTCAACACCAGCCTGATTGAAATCTTTACCCGTCTCACGGACTACACGTGGGGGGTAATTTTCGGCGTCGCCGCGGCAACGGTGTGGGTAAGCTATGGCGTCGCGCAAAAGGTGTTATTGCGGCGTCTGGCGTCACAGCAGATACTCTTTTTGCTGTACACTTTATGTACGATTGCATTACTGCCGCTCGCCAAACCTGGGGTAATCTCCCAGTTAAGCGACTGGCAACTGGCTTGCCTGATTTTTTGCGGGCTGAATACCCTGGTCGGCTACGGGGCGCTGGCGGAAGCCATGGCGCGCTGGCAGGCGGCGCAGGTCAGCGCGTTAATTACTTTGACGCCACTGTTTACGCTACTGTTTTCTGATTTATTATCAATGGCCTGGCCCGATGTTTTCGCCAGACCGATGTTAAACCTGATTGGTTATCTCGGTGCGTTTGTCGTGGTTGCGGGCGCGATGTATTCCGCCATTGGCCATCGTCTTTGGGGACGTTGGCGTAAGCGAGAAGCGGTTGTGCCGCTGCCCCGCTCAGGCGAATGATTTACGGAGAGTAAAATGAAGTTTGTAGATGAAGCAACGATCCTGGTCGTAGCAGGTGACGGCGGCAATGGTTGCGTTAGCTTCCGCCGCGAAAAATATATTCCGCGAGGCGGCCCGGACGGCGGCGACGGCGGTGATGGCGGCGACGTTTGGCTGGAAGCGGACGAAAACCTGAACACCCTGATCGACTACCGTTTTGAAAAGTCTTTCCGCGCAGAACGCGGGCAGAATGGCCAGAGCCGTGACTGTACCGGTAAACGCGGTAAAGATGTCACGGTGAAAGTGCCTGTAGGGACGCGTGTCATCGACCAGGGGACTGGCGAAACCATGGGTGATATGACCAAGCACGGTCAACGTCTGATGGTCGCTAAAGGCGGTTGGCACGGTTTGGGCAACACCCGTTTCAAATCTTCCGTTAACCGTACACCGCGCCAGAAGACCATGGGTACGCCAGGCGATAAACGTGACCTGCAGCTCGAACTGATGTTGTTGGCTGACGTCGGGATGCTGGGGATGCCGAATGCCGGTAAATCCACCTTCATCCGCGCAGTATCCGCGGCGAAGCCGAAGGTGGCCGACTATCCGTTTACCACCCTGGTGCCGAGCCTTGGCGTGGTGCGAATGGACAACGAAAAGAGCTTCGTGGTCGCCGATATCCCGGGCCTGATTGAAGGCGCGGCGGAAGGCGCGGGCCTTGGTATCCGCTTCCTTAAGCACCTTGAACGCTGCCGTGTGCTGTTGCACCTCATCGACATCGAGCCGATCGACGGTTCCGATCCGGTTGAAAACGCGCGCATTATCATCGGCGAGCTGGAAAAATACAGCGAGAAGCTGGCTTCCAAACCGCGCTGGTTGGTCTTCAACAAGATTGACCTGATGGATAAAGCGGAAGCAGAAGCCAAAGCGAAGGCGATTGCCGAAGCGCTGGGCTGGGAAGAGAAGTTCTACCTGATCTCCGCAGCCAGCCAGCAGGGCGTGAAAGATCTGTGTTGGGACGTGATGACCTTCATCATCGAAAACCCGATCGTGCAGGCGGAAGAAGAGAAGAAGGCGGAGAAAGTCGAGTTTATGTGGGACGACTATCACCGTCAGCAGCTTGAAGAAGCCGAAGCCGAAGGGGAAGATGACGAAGATTGGGATGACGATTGGGACGAAGACGACGAAGAAGGTGTCGAATTCATCTACAAACGTTAATCCTGACGTCTCCCGGCAGCGTACTGTTGGATCAAAAAGGGCCGCATTTGATGCGGCCCTTTTGTTTTAGTTGTTCTGGTACAAATCTTTATACAAGCGGCTTTCGAAGCGCACCAGCGGGATACGGCGGTTGCGTTGATCGCCTGGCGGTACCGCATAGCCGGAGAGATACTGGACAAAAGCGATCTTCTGCCCGCTGGCCGTTGTGATGAAGCCTGCCAGGTTATACACCCCTTGCAGCGAACCGGTCTTCGCGGAAACTTTACCGTCGACGCCTGCCTGATGGAGGCCAGCACGATACTGCAAAGAGCCATCGTGCCCGGCAAGCGGTAACATCGAGATAAAGTTGAGTTCGTTATCGTGCTGAGCGATGTACTGCAGTACCTGCATCATTGTCGCTGGCGCAATAAGGTTGTGACGCGACAGACCGGAACCATCGGCAATAATGGTGTTACCGAGGTCAACGCCCGCTTGCTGGCGCAGAATTTGTCGCACCGCGTCGGAACCGGCGCGCCAGGTCCCCGGTACGCCCATCCGCGCATGGCCGATCGTGCGGAAGACGGTATCGGCAATCATGTTGTCCGATTTCTTCAGCATGATGCGCAGAAGGTCATGCAGCGGCGCCGACTGAGTGGTCGCCAATACGGTACCCGGATCGTTGGCTAGCGTCTGACGCAACAGAGTGCCACTGTAGGTAATACCCGCATCAGCCAGTTCTGCTTTGATAATCGCTCCGGCATACGCCGCGCCATCCTGAATGGCGAACGCCAGCGGCAGTGGTTCGCTGCGCTGTGGCAGGCAGCCGGTGAGGGTATAGCGGTTGAGGTCGCCCGGAACGACGTCCAGTTCGCAGTACTGTGCTTCCGATGAGCCGCGCGCTAACGTCCGTACCTGGCTGAACATGGTGACCGGATAATAAGATGCGACGCGGATAAAGGCCAGATCGCCTGGTTTCTGTGCGCTATAGAGCGAAACAGAGAAACAGTTACGGTCGATAATCGCCGCGGCAGGCGGGGCGCTGAAGCACTGGGTCATGTCGTTCCACGGCCAGCCTGGCGCTTTATCGTGGCTGGCGAAAACCGAGGTATCGATAAGCACGTTGCCTTCAATTCGTTGCACGCCGGCTTTTTTCAGCGCCGCGACCATATTGCGAATATCCTGACGCTTCAGCGTCGGATCGCCGCCGAAACGGGCAATCAGGTCGCCTTTCAGCACGCCGCCGTCAAGGGTGCCTTTGGTTTCCAGCGTCGTGGTGAAACGGAAATCCGGCCCCAGTTGCAA includes these proteins:
- the mlaE gene encoding lipid asymmetry maintenance ABC transporter permease subunit MlaE; the protein is MLLNALASLGHRGIKTTAAFGRAGLMLFNAVVGKPEFRKHAPLLVRQLYNVGVLSMLIIIVSGLFIGMVLGLQGYLVLTTYSAETSLGMLVALSLLRELGPVVAALLFAGRAGSALTAEIGLMRATEQLSSMEMMAVDPLRRVISPRFWAGVISLPLLTIIFVAVGIWGGSLVGVSWKGIDAGFFWTAMQNAVDWRMDLVNCLIKSLVFAITVTWIALFNGYDAIPTSAGISRATTRTVVHSSLAVLGLDFVLTALMFGN
- the mlaD gene encoding outer membrane lipid asymmetry maintenance protein MlaD, with protein sequence MQTKKNEIWVGVFLLAALLAALFVCLKAANVTSLRTEPTYRLYATFDNIGGLKARSPVRIGGVVVGRVADITLDPKTYLPRVALDIDDSYNHIPDTSSLAIRTSGLLGEQYLALNIGFEDPELGTAILKDGGTIQDTKSAMVLEDLIGQFLYNSKGGDNQNSGSDKAAEAGHTDATQPAGTTH
- the mlaC gene encoding phospholipid-binding protein MlaC, with the protein product MFKRLLMVAMLVIAPLTAAHAADQTNPYKLMDEAAQKTFDRLKNEQPKIKANPNYLRDIVDQELLPYVQVKYAGALVLGRYYKEATPAQREAYFAAFHDYLKQAYGQALAMYHGQTYQIAPEQPLGSATIIPIRVTILDPNGRPPVRLDFQWRKNTQTGNWQAYDMIAEGVSMITTKQNEWSDLLRTKGIDGLTAQLKAISAQPITLEQKK
- the mlaB gene encoding lipid asymmetry maintenance protein MlaB; its protein translation is MSEQLSWNRDGERLALRGELDQEFILSLWNARAQATEGVSIIDLNEVTRVDSAGVALLVHFVALIRRQGKEVQLVGKSENLQTLVSLYNLPADMIP
- the ibaG gene encoding BolA family iron metabolism protein IbaG; translated protein: MENHEIQTVLMNALSLQEVHVSGDGSHFQVIAVGEMFDGMSRVKKQQSVYAPLMEFIADNRIHALSIKAFTPQEWARDRKLNGF
- the murA gene encoding UDP-N-acetylglucosamine 1-carboxyvinyltransferase; translated protein: MDKFRVQGPTRLQGEVTISGAKNAALPILFAALLAEEPIEIQNVPKLKDIDTTMKLLSQLGAKVERNGSVWIDAGPVDVFCAPYDLVKTMRASIWALGPLVARFGQGQVSLPGGCAIGARPVDLHITGLEQLGAEIKLEEGYVKASVNGRLKGAHIVMDKVSVGATVTIMSAATLAEGTTIIENAAREPEIVDTANFLNALGAKITGQGSDRITIEGVARLGGGVYRVLPDRIETGTFLVAAAISGGKILCRHAQPDTLDAVLAKLREAGADIEVGEDWISLDMHGNRPKAVNVRTAPHPGFPTDMQAQFTLLNLVAEGTGVITETIFENRFMHIPELIRMGAHAEIESNTAICHGVTQLSGAQVMATDLRASASLVLAGCIAEGTTIVDRIYHIDRGYERIEDKLQALGANIERVKGE
- the sfsB gene encoding DNA-binding transcriptional regulator SfsB; translation: MDKFIDWHSADIIAGLHKKGTSLAAESRRHGLSSSTLANALTRPWPKGELIIANALGTDPWVIWPSRYHDPITHQFIDRTQMMRQKRNKT
- the ispB gene encoding octaprenyl diphosphate synthase; translation: MNLEKINELTAQDMAGVNAAILEQLDSDVQLINQLGYYIVSGGGKRIRPMIAVLAARAVGYQGDAHVNIAALIEFIHTATLLHDDVVDESDMRRGKATANAAFGNAASVLVGDFIYTRAFQMMTRLGSLKVLEVMSEAVNVIAEGEVLQLMNVNDPDITEENYMRVIYSKTARLFEAASQCSGILAGCTAEEERALQDYGRYLGTAFQLIDDLLDYSSDGERLGKNVGDDLNEGKPTLPLLHAMRHGTPDQSAMIRGAIEQGNGRHLLDAVLETMADCGSLEWTQQRAEEEADKAIAALQVLPNTPWREALIGLAHIAVQRDH
- the rplU gene encoding 50S ribosomal protein L21 produces the protein MYAVFQSGGKQHRVSEGQTVRLEKLDIATGEAVEFAEVLMIANGEEIKIGVPFVEGGVIKAEVVAHGRGEKVKIVKFRRRKHYRKQAGHRQWFTDVKITGISA
- the rpmA gene encoding 50S ribosomal protein L27, with protein sequence MAHKKAGGSTRNGRDSEAKRLGVKRFGGEAVLAGSIIVRQRGTKFHAGTNVGCGRDHTLFALTDGKVKFEVKGPKNRKFISIVAE
- a CDS encoding DMT family transporter, with amino-acid sequence MKQQAGIGILLALTTAMCWGALPIAMKQVLEVMEPPTVVFYRFLMASIGLGAILAIKGKLPPLRIFRKPRWLVLLAIATGGLFGNFILFSSSLQYLSPTASQVIGQLSPVGMMVASVVILKERMRGTQVVGALMLLSGLVMFFNTSLIEIFTRLTDYTWGVIFGVAAATVWVSYGVAQKVLLRRLASQQILFLLYTLCTIALLPLAKPGVISQLSDWQLACLIFCGLNTLVGYGALAEAMARWQAAQVSALITLTPLFTLLFSDLLSMAWPDVFARPMLNLIGYLGAFVVVAGAMYSAIGHRLWGRWRKREAVVPLPRSGE
- the cgtA gene encoding Obg family GTPase CgtA, which codes for MKFVDEATILVVAGDGGNGCVSFRREKYIPRGGPDGGDGGDGGDVWLEADENLNTLIDYRFEKSFRAERGQNGQSRDCTGKRGKDVTVKVPVGTRVIDQGTGETMGDMTKHGQRLMVAKGGWHGLGNTRFKSSVNRTPRQKTMGTPGDKRDLQLELMLLADVGMLGMPNAGKSTFIRAVSAAKPKVADYPFTTLVPSLGVVRMDNEKSFVVADIPGLIEGAAEGAGLGIRFLKHLERCRVLLHLIDIEPIDGSDPVENARIIIGELEKYSEKLASKPRWLVFNKIDLMDKAEAEAKAKAIAEALGWEEKFYLISAASQQGVKDLCWDVMTFIIENPIVQAEEEKKAEKVEFMWDDYHRQQLEEAEAEGEDDEDWDDDWDEDDEEGVEFIYKR
- the dacB gene encoding serine-type D-Ala-D-Ala carboxypeptidase, translating into MRFPRFIIGLTAGIALSAQAANIDEYINQLPAGANLAFIAQKVGAQTPEIDFHGQQMALPASTQKVITALAALLQLGPDFRFTTTLETKGTLDGGVLKGDLIARFGGDPTLKRQDIRNMVAALKKAGVQRIEGNVLIDTSVFASHDKAPGWPWNDMTQCFSAPPAAAIIDRNCFSVSLYSAQKPGDLAFIRVASYYPVTMFSQVRTLARGSSEAQYCELDVVPGDLNRYTLTGCLPQRSEPLPLAFAIQDGAAYAGAIIKAELADAGITYSGTLLRQTLANDPGTVLATTQSAPLHDLLRIMLKKSDNMIADTVFRTIGHARMGVPGTWRAGSDAVRQILRQQAGVDLGNTIIADGSGLSRHNLIAPATMMQVLQYIAQHDNELNFISMLPLAGHDGSLQYRAGLHQAGVDGKVSAKTGSLQGVYNLAGFITTASGQKIAFVQYLSGYAVPPGDQRNRRIPLVRFESRLYKDLYQNN